The Acidobacteriota bacterium genome contains a region encoding:
- a CDS encoding tetratricopeptide repeat protein — translation MPAGLLHIWPRSEPALWHALTEHLAESVGPDAGVHPVHRGLLAVLPTGNDPAVLDTAVSYGRFLLAAARRPRSGGGAEAAMLASPGQVRLQRGRLTIEPDHLFENLVSSPPDLQSGDVHLTGRALRSLEIQREGEPTDPLIGATGRSVPIFRLGHVHKTHRLWRNPAPVGRRVRAAPRPRIEESLREALRSPVLRVQGAMGVGKTRAVLEALDPDARRILRVVVPAARSAVPPLAAQLARGLLQLADADERTELVALINRLTDVRRQELTGRSPDHGEFTADSIAQLLRRAATGRAKSGGLPLTLICDDLERASEPEIAQLHELATGCDPATFQLVLIGRNQVPWPEDIATVDIGTFESEEMAGLGANLFSGLSLPEVVQHRLLAASGGNPFVLEEGLAALIHGKKLRQIYGSFFFSGDDDVGFQPSARLIGHVESELRSHGHALPMRLLAAANVPVSGPELRSAASLLNPSEAGDAAWHKPLLGNGWLANGDSPWGKGLAYTAVGIQQAVAATVGDPQTYRHAVGELLVELSSDDSARWQAYHLIAGSPEAVPVLLRVARSRNVDGADRPAQDEHLLAALTHEVVAHRERNGDSETELKLLMALLPIALNTANLEGLAGELKHAMHLALQQSVSGPEQILALARLKADLDRREGRLDKAEETLRSALKSSRTADEAGKAALLLQLGRVLMEQQRYEEAEGLLEKVLEPIERPGFEALSATCRFYLGNIALRQNRFEGAGEHHRRALEQRLARPKIEQGKPTIASLTALGAVCLAMGRYSESLEHYQEAERRARELGDKLELPFALLGLGEVLGRLGDFAAASSPLRHALVMREQSGDDLGEALARLAVARNHLDLDRPQDALREAREAHFRISLLPETPFNGEANRLLGRIQLHRRHTAEAREHLLKALQFHLNQRDEVAAAFDRSWLLEAALVEERADVLTLLVSELKSFLDQHIYPEQGERLDYRVYRGLDWLHQRQQGTESPLPFLERAYEALLRKAGRIEPEVRQHFLYQIPENQEILVAATKNGITG, via the coding sequence TTGCCGGCCGGCCTGCTCCACATCTGGCCGCGATCGGAACCGGCCTTGTGGCACGCGTTGACGGAACATCTGGCCGAGTCCGTAGGCCCCGATGCGGGGGTGCATCCCGTCCATCGAGGCCTGCTGGCGGTGCTCCCCACCGGCAATGATCCGGCCGTCCTCGACACCGCCGTGTCCTACGGCCGCTTTCTGCTGGCGGCGGCGCGCCGGCCGCGCAGCGGCGGAGGCGCCGAAGCGGCGATGCTGGCGTCTCCGGGGCAGGTTCGCCTGCAGCGCGGCCGCCTGACCATCGAGCCGGATCACCTATTCGAGAATCTGGTCTCCTCCCCTCCAGATCTACAGTCCGGCGACGTGCACCTCACCGGCCGGGCGCTGCGCTCCCTCGAAATCCAGCGAGAAGGAGAGCCGACGGATCCGCTGATCGGAGCCACCGGGCGCTCCGTTCCGATCTTCCGCCTGGGCCACGTCCACAAGACCCATCGCCTGTGGCGCAATCCCGCGCCGGTCGGCCGGCGCGTTCGAGCCGCTCCGCGGCCGAGGATCGAAGAGAGCCTGCGGGAAGCTCTCCGGAGCCCGGTCCTGCGGGTGCAGGGAGCGATGGGGGTCGGCAAAACCCGCGCCGTTCTCGAAGCCCTCGACCCGGATGCGCGTCGGATCCTGCGAGTGGTCGTGCCGGCCGCCCGATCCGCCGTGCCACCGCTGGCGGCGCAGCTCGCGCGCGGACTCCTGCAGCTCGCCGATGCCGACGAGCGGACCGAGCTGGTCGCCCTGATCAACCGCCTCACCGACGTCCGCCGGCAAGAATTGACCGGCCGCTCCCCCGATCACGGCGAATTCACCGCCGACTCCATCGCTCAACTCCTGCGCCGAGCCGCCACCGGCCGGGCAAAGAGCGGTGGCCTGCCCCTTACCCTGATCTGCGACGACCTGGAGCGAGCCTCCGAACCCGAGATCGCGCAGCTCCACGAGTTGGCGACCGGCTGCGACCCGGCCACCTTCCAGCTCGTCCTGATCGGCCGCAACCAAGTGCCCTGGCCGGAGGACATCGCAACCGTCGACATCGGCACCTTCGAGAGCGAGGAGATGGCAGGGCTCGGCGCCAACCTGTTCAGTGGGCTCTCCCTGCCGGAGGTCGTTCAGCATCGCCTCCTGGCCGCCTCCGGCGGCAATCCCTTCGTCCTCGAAGAGGGCCTCGCCGCCCTCATCCACGGTAAAAAACTGCGCCAGATCTACGGCAGCTTTTTCTTCAGCGGCGACGACGACGTCGGGTTCCAGCCCTCCGCCCGTTTGATCGGTCATGTCGAAAGCGAACTACGCTCGCACGGCCATGCCCTGCCGATGCGCCTGCTGGCGGCGGCAAACGTCCCGGTATCCGGGCCGGAATTGCGGTCCGCGGCCTCGCTGCTGAATCCGTCCGAGGCCGGAGATGCGGCGTGGCATAAGCCGTTGCTGGGAAACGGCTGGCTGGCAAACGGCGACTCCCCCTGGGGGAAGGGCCTGGCCTACACCGCCGTCGGCATCCAACAGGCGGTGGCGGCAACGGTCGGGGATCCCCAGACCTACCGCCACGCGGTGGGCGAGCTGTTGGTCGAGCTGTCGTCCGACGACTCCGCCCGCTGGCAGGCCTACCACTTGATCGCCGGCAGCCCGGAGGCGGTGCCGGTCCTGCTGCGCGTCGCCCGCTCGCGCAACGTCGACGGCGCCGACCGGCCGGCCCAGGACGAACACCTGCTGGCCGCTCTCACCCACGAAGTGGTGGCCCACCGGGAACGCAACGGCGACTCCGAAACCGAGCTGAAGCTGCTGATGGCCTTGCTGCCCATCGCCCTCAACACCGCGAACCTCGAAGGCTTGGCCGGCGAACTCAAGCACGCCATGCACCTAGCGCTCCAACAATCCGTTTCGGGACCGGAGCAAATCCTCGCCCTGGCCCGCCTCAAGGCCGACCTCGACCGGCGCGAAGGTCGCCTGGACAAAGCCGAAGAGACCCTGCGCTCGGCCCTCAAATCCTCGCGCACCGCGGACGAAGCGGGCAAGGCCGCCCTCCTCCTCCAGCTCGGTCGCGTGCTGATGGAGCAGCAGCGCTACGAAGAGGCCGAAGGCCTGCTGGAAAAAGTCCTGGAGCCGATCGAACGACCGGGGTTCGAGGCCCTGTCGGCCACCTGCCGCTTCTACCTCGGCAACATCGCCCTACGCCAAAACCGATTCGAAGGAGCCGGCGAGCATCACCGTCGGGCGCTGGAGCAGCGCCTAGCGCGGCCGAAGATCGAGCAGGGCAAGCCGACCATCGCCTCCCTCACCGCCTTGGGCGCCGTGTGCCTCGCCATGGGTCGCTATTCGGAGTCCCTGGAGCACTACCAGGAGGCCGAGCGCCGCGCCCGGGAACTGGGAGACAAACTGGAGCTGCCCTTCGCCCTTCTCGGCCTCGGCGAAGTGCTCGGGCGGCTGGGCGACTTCGCCGCCGCTTCGAGCCCGCTGCGCCACGCCCTGGTGATGCGCGAGCAATCCGGAGACGACCTCGGCGAAGCCCTCGCCCGGCTGGCGGTGGCCCGCAACCACCTGGACCTCGATCGCCCGCAGGACGCCCTGCGCGAAGCCCGAGAAGCCCACTTCCGCATCAGCCTTCTGCCGGAAACCCCCTTCAACGGCGAGGCCAACCGCCTCCTCGGGCGGATTCAGCTCCACCGCCGGCACACCGCCGAGGCCCGCGAACACCTGCTCAAGGCGCTGCAGTTCCACCTCAACCAGCGCGACGAAGTGGCCGCGGCCTTCGACCGCTCCTGGCTGCTCGAGGCCGCCCTGGTGGAAGAGCGAGCGGACGTGCTCACCCTGCTGGTCTCAGAACTGAAGAGTTTCCTCGACCAGCACATCTATCCGGAACAGGGCGAACGACTGGACTATCGCGTCTACCGGGGGCTCGATTGGCTGCACCAGAGGCAGCAAGGGACCGAAAGTCCGTTGCCCTTCCTCGAACGGGCCTATGAGGCCCTCCTGCGCAAGGCCGGCCGCATCGAGCCGGAGGTACGCCAGCACTTTCTCTACCAAATACCGGAGAACCAGGAGATCCTGGTGGCCGCCACCAAGAACGGCATCACCGGGTAG
- a CDS encoding Ig-like domain-containing protein, with the protein MSVVTRFAYGVAITLLCSLSFSVEGQLCANGGDPQAPSFFMSIDDLGCGSTVTLFVNDLARLSGNLSEAGLQAAGDLWNDTCTHYGKVPTFVADFSGKPPVLGPMEHCGPEKISMMISMLPERARPAGGDGYSVAFYDPNDNTITIFEYCPDIPNHSIPCIDGKVDYDSDFGRDSLAHELGHALGLAHDDCDDSLMAETFAGGSTSANRQINTQHCYLANRLNDGNLECNAYQPPNPETAPHPCEFTGPGEADPGDGGGTDLEYEVVEENWSDWAGNNPFAAGRWTFGRNVQVQCVVTTEQNGNSQTSYKYVFNWRLGEGLLPGDPGDRDPSDRLIGPRVSVQSPRPNATVSGWVPVSGWAIDLVGIEDILVGIDGEAASIRNFRRNLHNPAACTPPLGDWHDRCDPHAGFSFELDTTDLTPGEHRLTVYAGDYEGLVSGHDVTIHVEEPCASAQPPTVSVTSPQDGATVSGTHEIRATAYSAVGIDRVQFLVDGQLQSADRSAPYAHSWNTTTLGDGSYVVRARAHDVCGNITLSPRLTVVVANGGSANEAPRMAVDQPTAGASVAGDAVTISGWATDGDGVVRSGPEFFLDGAPLQIATPPSWYARASICGSEPVGDPHCPNVGWQAAFDSTGYANGTHTLEVRVTDTRGLSSSVQRTLHINNPTNGAPLLAVGLPAPGETVAGRSVVLEGWATDDGGIPRSGGLAFKINGTSLILNQPVEWFWWNSICTTHQPVGDPFCPYVGWRTRFDANQVDSGSHTLEVTAFDAQGSWVTREQPISVLHEIPRGTIDLPALGSTIQATAAVRLQGWAADPDGILRTSGLNFALNGQPLALNGPVEWYERTGVCDSLPTPDPECPVVGWRAFFDATGYPSGSHSLQVTATDTSGASRAFHRSFSLSQDNGPPLAAIGIPAENSSVSGTAVVLDGWATDSSGVPRAGGLEFKLDGQSLALSGAVEWYWWNQICTTIHPVGDPNCPYVGWRAYFDSTGFANGTYLLELIVVDSQGASSTLRRNLSIQN; encoded by the coding sequence ATGAGCGTTGTTACCAGGTTCGCCTACGGAGTAGCTATTACGCTCTTGTGCTCGCTCTCGTTCTCGGTGGAGGGGCAACTCTGTGCCAACGGCGGGGATCCACAAGCCCCGAGCTTCTTCATGAGCATTGACGACCTCGGTTGTGGCTCCACGGTGACGCTCTTCGTGAATGACCTGGCCCGGCTGAGCGGGAACCTGTCCGAGGCGGGACTGCAAGCCGCCGGCGATCTCTGGAACGATACATGCACCCACTACGGGAAGGTTCCCACCTTTGTAGCCGATTTTTCGGGAAAACCTCCGGTTCTGGGACCAATGGAACACTGTGGACCGGAGAAGATTTCTATGATGATCTCCATGCTTCCAGAGAGAGCCCGGCCTGCGGGAGGCGACGGCTACTCTGTTGCGTTCTACGACCCTAACGACAATACGATCACGATCTTCGAGTATTGCCCAGACATTCCCAATCACTCGATCCCTTGCATTGATGGAAAAGTAGACTACGACTCCGACTTCGGCCGCGATTCCCTCGCTCATGAGCTAGGCCACGCTCTCGGCCTGGCCCATGACGACTGTGATGATTCACTGATGGCCGAAACTTTTGCCGGTGGCAGTACCAGCGCCAACCGCCAGATTAATACGCAACATTGCTACCTGGCGAACAGGCTCAATGACGGCAATCTTGAATGCAATGCCTATCAACCGCCCAATCCAGAAACGGCCCCACATCCGTGCGAGTTCACGGGACCTGGAGAGGCCGATCCAGGTGATGGCGGGGGCACCGACTTGGAGTATGAAGTCGTCGAGGAGAACTGGAGCGATTGGGCCGGCAATAATCCGTTTGCGGCAGGGCGGTGGACTTTTGGGCGCAATGTTCAGGTGCAGTGCGTCGTCACTACCGAGCAGAATGGGAACTCTCAAACTTCCTACAAGTACGTGTTCAATTGGCGCTTGGGAGAAGGGCTCTTGCCTGGCGACCCGGGCGATCGTGATCCGAGCGACCGTTTGATCGGTCCTCGGGTCAGCGTGCAGTCTCCACGGCCGAACGCCACCGTCTCGGGCTGGGTGCCGGTTTCGGGCTGGGCGATCGATTTGGTGGGCATCGAGGACATTCTCGTCGGCATCGATGGGGAGGCCGCCTCCATCCGCAACTTCCGGAGGAATCTCCACAATCCCGCCGCCTGCACCCCACCGCTGGGTGACTGGCACGATCGCTGCGACCCCCATGCGGGCTTTTCCTTTGAGCTGGATACCACCGACCTGACCCCTGGCGAGCACCGCCTCACGGTCTATGCGGGGGATTACGAGGGTTTGGTTTCGGGGCACGACGTCACGATCCACGTCGAGGAGCCGTGCGCCAGCGCCCAGCCTCCTACCGTTTCGGTGACCTCGCCGCAGGACGGCGCCACGGTCTCGGGTACCCACGAGATTCGTGCCACGGCCTACTCGGCGGTGGGCATCGACAGGGTGCAATTTCTAGTCGATGGTCAGCTCCAGAGTGCGGACCGGAGCGCTCCGTATGCGCATTCTTGGAACACCACGACCCTTGGCGATGGTAGCTACGTGGTGCGGGCGCGGGCGCACGATGTATGCGGCAATATCACCTTGTCCCCACGGCTCACGGTGGTGGTGGCGAACGGTGGCTCGGCCAACGAGGCTCCCCGCATGGCGGTGGATCAGCCCACTGCGGGAGCGAGCGTGGCGGGTGACGCGGTGACGATCTCAGGATGGGCGACCGACGGTGATGGGGTGGTGAGAAGCGGTCCAGAGTTCTTTCTGGACGGTGCCCCGTTGCAGATCGCGACGCCGCCATCCTGGTATGCGAGAGCGAGTATTTGCGGCAGTGAACCGGTGGGAGATCCCCATTGCCCCAATGTCGGGTGGCAGGCCGCCTTCGACTCCACGGGCTACGCCAACGGTACCCACACCCTAGAGGTGAGGGTTACGGATACCCGCGGGCTTTCGAGTTCCGTTCAGCGCACGTTGCATATCAACAACCCGACCAATGGGGCTCCGCTGTTGGCGGTTGGACTGCCCGCGCCAGGTGAGACGGTGGCTGGGCGCTCAGTTGTCTTGGAGGGCTGGGCGACGGACGATGGCGGCATTCCACGATCGGGTGGACTGGCTTTCAAGATCAATGGAACATCTTTGATCCTCAATCAACCCGTGGAGTGGTTCTGGTGGAACTCGATTTGCACCACGCACCAGCCTGTTGGCGACCCGTTCTGCCCATACGTTGGCTGGCGAACCCGTTTCGATGCGAACCAAGTGGACAGTGGAAGCCATACCCTGGAGGTGACGGCGTTTGATGCGCAGGGTTCTTGGGTGACCAGAGAACAGCCAATCTCAGTGCTTCACGAAATCCCTCGGGGAACGATTGATCTTCCTGCTTTGGGCTCGACCATCCAGGCGACCGCTGCTGTGAGACTTCAGGGGTGGGCGGCAGATCCCGACGGCATCCTGCGGACCAGTGGTCTAAACTTCGCACTCAACGGCCAGCCGCTAGCTTTGAATGGACCGGTGGAGTGGTATGAACGAACGGGTGTCTGTGACTCGCTACCCACGCCTGATCCTGAATGTCCGGTTGTGGGTTGGAGAGCCTTTTTCGATGCTACCGGGTATCCATCCGGCTCTCACAGCTTGCAGGTGACTGCTACCGACACCTCGGGTGCTTCTCGGGCCTTCCATCGGAGCTTCTCACTGTCGCAGGACAATGGTCCTCCGCTGGCTGCGATCGGTATTCCGGCCGAGAACTCGTCCGTCTCTGGGACGGCCGTCGTATTGGACGGTTGGGCAACGGACAGCTCGGGAGTCCCGCGTGCTGGTGGGCTTGAATTCAAGCTAGATGGCCAATCTCTGGCACTCAGTGGCGCGGTGGAGTGGTACTGGTGGAATCAGATCTGCACCACGATTCACCCGGTAGGTGATCCAAACTGCCCCTACGTGGGGTGGAGGGCTTACTTTGATTCGACTGGCTTTGCCAACGGCACCTACCTTCTTGAGCTAATAGTCGTTGACAGTCAAGGGGCCAGTTCGACACTCCGAAGGAATCTCTCGATTCAAAACTAG